The following nucleotide sequence is from Calidithermus timidus DSM 17022.
CCTCCTGCTTGACCTCGGTCAGGTAGCCGCCGCGGGCGGTCATGCGCTCGAGGGCCTGCTTGGACTCGGGCGTGAGGTAGGCATCACGCACCAGCAGGCGGGTGGGGCCGCGCTGCTGGGCTATGCGGCGCTGGGCCTCGTTGCTGGGAGCGCTGCCGAAGATACGTCCAATAGGGTCTTTGGGGTCATCTGGAACGTACACGTGTTTTTCTGTGGATCGTGCGATGTAGTCGCCGCCCAAGTGCCACTCGAGCAAATACCGCATCTTGCCCTTGAGCGAGGAGCCGGGAATATAGGGCTCCTCGGTGAGGGGGTTGCGGATGACCGGGTTGTCCACGTCCCCAATGGCCATCTGGTCCTTGCTCATGCCAATCCGCAGGCCACTTTTGAGCCGGATGGTGCCGTGAATGCGTTTGTAGCCCAGCAGTTTCACCATTTACCTCCTGCCCTGGGGTTGGGGGCCACGGGGAGTGGCCTCGTGGTTCCGCTCTCCTTCCAGCCCATAAAAGTAGGCCAGCACCGCCTCCAAAAAGAGCATCACCGCTGCGAAGTGCTTCTCGCTCTTTTTGGCATCGGAAAGGAGCTCATCCATTTTTTGCCGGAAGAGGGGAAAGCTCTGCAAT
It contains:
- the csm3 gene encoding type III-A CRISPR-associated RAMP protein Csm3 codes for the protein MKLLGYKRIHGTIRLKSGLRIGMSKDQMAIGDVDNPVIRNPLTEEPYIPGSSLKGKMRYLLEWHLGGDYIARSTEKHVYVPDDPKDPIGRIFGSAPSNEAQRRIAQQRGPTRLLVRDAYLTPESKQALERMTARGGYLTEVKQEVFIPRIGGNANPRTAERVPAGAEFAFEMVYRVMDTGDGGQTDRDNFRHVEKALELLQLDGLGGYISRGYGQVELDYRVEEK